A single window of Selenomonas sputigena DNA harbors:
- a CDS encoding radical SAM/SPASM domain-containing protein, with protein MENEVVPFSEAYQKNRLTLREVVPLAVPLCVCIEPTNICNFKCLMCWQSTQEYTNHGGPFGNMTDELFDKLLQDMKGFCRHQGKKIKLIKLYSTGEPLLHKGVCRMVKKVKEADVCHEMEITTNASLLTKEVAEELVDLGLDYLRASIYSVRTDGQARITQSRVTPHEIRENIAYLKKYRDEKGAKKPFICAKIMDTHGEENDEFYRMYEDVSDEQLIDTPWILPKLEENALDRLYGSEEKGEEAQAAYLEQALYKERKVCRYPFTHMTVRSNGDVVVCCTDWSRDTLVGSICDNTLEEIWNSKKLYDFRCMQLKTKGAHHALCATCEIPLKDTSEDNLDDFPVEKLHYWGEGDGKKSVSK; from the coding sequence GTGGAAAATGAAGTTGTGCCTTTTTCCGAGGCGTATCAGAAGAATCGCCTGACACTGCGCGAGGTCGTGCCGCTCGCGGTACCTCTGTGCGTGTGCATCGAGCCGACGAACATCTGCAACTTCAAGTGCCTGATGTGCTGGCAGAGCACACAGGAATACACGAATCACGGCGGTCCTTTCGGCAATATGACAGACGAGCTTTTTGACAAGCTCCTGCAGGATATGAAGGGCTTCTGCCGCCATCAGGGCAAGAAGATCAAACTCATCAAGCTTTACTCGACAGGCGAGCCGCTTCTTCACAAGGGCGTCTGCCGTATGGTGAAGAAGGTCAAGGAAGCCGATGTCTGTCACGAGATGGAGATCACGACGAATGCGTCTCTTCTGACGAAGGAAGTGGCGGAGGAACTCGTCGATCTTGGACTCGACTACCTGCGCGCTTCCATCTACTCCGTGCGCACGGATGGGCAGGCGCGCATCACGCAGTCGCGCGTCACGCCGCACGAGATTCGCGAGAACATCGCCTACTTGAAGAAGTACCGCGACGAGAAGGGAGCGAAGAAGCCCTTCATCTGTGCGAAGATCATGGACACGCACGGCGAGGAAAACGACGAGTTTTATCGCATGTACGAGGATGTGTCCGACGAGCAGCTGATTGACACACCGTGGATTTTGCCGAAGCTTGAGGAAAATGCCCTCGACCGACTCTACGGCAGCGAGGAAAAGGGCGAGGAAGCGCAGGCGGCGTACTTGGAGCAGGCGCTTTACAAGGAGCGCAAGGTCTGCCGCTACCCGTTCACGCACATGACGGTGCGCAGCAACGGTGACGTCGTCGTCTGCTGTACGGACTGGTCGCGCGACACCTTGGTCGGCAGCATCTGTGACAATACGCTGGAAGAAATCTGGAACTCGAAGAAGCTCTATGATTTTCGCTGTATGCAGCTGAAGACGAAGGGGGCGCACCACGCGCTCTGCGCAACGTGCGAAATTCCGCTGAAAGATACGAGCGAGGACAATCTCGACGATTTCCCTGTGGAGAAGCTCCATTATTGGGGGGAAGGCGATGGAAAGAAGAGCGTTTCTAAATAG